CTGGACCAATTATTCGGGTTCGGCTCATCAGCCGACGGTAATTAGCCCCGGTGATTGCACCGAAACCGTGGCTAACGCCAATCGGCTAATCCTAACCTTGGGTGCCGAGGAGGCACTAACGTGGATCGCACGCGGTTTTTCGGTACAAATCCGAACTTAAAACGTGGCCGCACTCCAAATAGGCGGGGACGCTCGCGAGCGATCCGGCCGGTAAATTACGGCAAAAGAAAGAAGGGGTGGATGACCGGGTTCGAACCGGCGACATCTGGAACCACAATCCAGTGCTCTAACCAACTGAGCTACACCCACCGTGTTGGCGGCGAAACCAAAAGTGCCTCGCCAGAATCAGAGACTTTATCCGCCAAAATAAGTTCGGTCAACGGTCCGTTTTTCTCGGCCGAAAAGATTCTTTAACGATCCCCCAAAAACGGCCAGGTTAACCCCTGTAATCACGCTAGGTTTTCAAATCCTAGTCGGGTCTACTTCACTGGATTCTCTGATTGCCGCCGAGCGAGTAGGCTATCAGGTTGAGATGGTTTGCCACTGCGAAACTTCTCTCACTTGCACTGCTGGCTCACACACTGCCCGCCCTAACTCTGCCCGCCCAACCACGCGTCGATGGCTCGTCGAAAACCCGCACGAAAACCCACCCCCGATCACGAGACGACTCGTGGTCTCGCCGGCACTCGTGATGAGACTGGCGATGCCACCGTGGACGCCGCATCGACATCGCCGGATGCGACCACGGTTGAACGGTCGCCGGTCGTGACCGTCGCACCGACCGGATGGGTGCCAATTCTGATCAGTCTAGCTGTGATCCTGCATTTGGCTGCCTTGTTTGTTTCCTATTCAGCAATTGTTGAGCCTTCTTCCACACAAGGCCGACTTCTGGAAACACTGACACCTTATTTGCGCGGAACACACTTCGCCGCCGACGGTCGGCGGTTTTACCTCGCCCACGCGACGCCCGACGAACAACCGCATCGTCTTCAAGTTGCCTCGGTCGACGCGAACGGCCAATTTGTTATCGACCGGGAAACGCGGTGGACGACCATCGAACCTTCAGGCCCGTCCGGTTTGGCGGCCTCGGATCGCTATGCCAAATGGATGACCCTGGCTGCGACGCTATCTGAATCCGACCAACGCTCGCTGGCCGCACAGCTATTGTTGCCACTTGTGAAAGCAGACGAATCGATCGCTGCCGTCCGTATCGTACGACTACCGACGCAGCTCACGACCGCCGAACAGGACGCGATGGGACCTGCGTACCTGGCCCGAGTGGTTCGAAACAAAAACGGAGTCAACTTGGTCGCGATCGAATCCCGGCGCCTCACCACCATGCCTCGCGACACGAACGAGGTCACGCCGTGAAAGAAGCCTTCACCTCGAGCTGGAATCGGTTTTGGTTTGCCCCTAGCCCGGCGCGTTCGTTGTCGTTCGTTAGAGTCGGTTTGGGAATCGTCACCGCACTGTATTTCCTTTCGGCACTTCCTGACGTTGCGGTTTGGTTCGCTTCCGGTGCACCGGCGAGCACCACCAACCTTGCCGAGTTCTTTCGCACAGCAGAATTGACGCGTGATGCCCGCTGGATGGTTTCGCCGCTGTTTATCTGGGACGCATTGTTCAACGGTTCGAATTTATCAGAAAGCACGACAATCTACCGAGCATACCTATTGATCGGTGCCGCCCTTTCGATCGTTTTGGCGTTGGCCGATCGAATCGCACCTCGGTGCCCGAGAATACTGCGCTGGTTTGTCCTGCGTGGTGGATTAGCTGCTTTGGTGTGGATCTGGTTTGTCGGGTGGGCGAACCGCGTCGTCTTGCTTGCCGGCGTAGTCGAACCTGTTCTGAGCGTTTCGCTGGCGGCGTTGATGATCTCGCCGATCGCCGCTCAGGATCGCCAGGATCATCAATACAGTTGGCGCACCACGCTTTCGCGACGATTGATCGCCTGCCAATTCACACTGATCGGGATCTTGACCACGGCCACGATGTTGGCCAGCCCGACGTGGTGGAACGGGACCGGAGCGTATGGGCTGCTTGCACCGACAGAAGACCGATTTTTCGACGTGCGCGAATCTTGGTTTGAAACGCCGCTTGTCTACGAAGGTCTCACGCTGGTCCTGGTCTGGCTGCTCCCTCTCGGGTTGCTTTTGGCATGGAAGCGTCCCTCTCGCTCATTCGGCGTCGGGCTGATTTGGGCTTGGGCACTGCTGGTTGGCCTGATGACGACAAATGTTCTCTACGCGGCGACGTTCGGCATCATTGCAACGAGCCTCGGTGACCGAGATACTGACCATGCCTCCGCCTGAGCGAATGGGGCAAAAACGCTCGGCGGCGGAAGCATGGCTATGAAAACGTCACGACCAGTCGCGACAGATGCGGAGATCAACGACGAGAGGGATGATAAGCGAAACGGATTGAATCAGGATTGGCTTTGATTGAATCAATCTCGCCGTTGAAGCTTCGAGGTTTCGCCCCTTCGGCAATCGAGAAGGTCAATCCGAAAGCCTCAATTCAACACTGATTTATCGGGCTGACATTCTCTGACGACCTCCCCACACGGGTGCCGGATTGGTCGCTGATCGATCAAACGACCGTTTGCGTGTATCAATTGCACAACGGCTTCTCGTCGGGTCCGACTGTTTAACGCGAACCGGCATCAAACATCCACACCAAACCAACCATTTTTTGCTCAGAATTCATAGGTAATTTAAGTGAGTGATTTGAAAGGAAAAATTGTCGCAATCACCGGCGGCGGAACCGGAATCGGCGAAGGGATCGCAAGGAAGCTCGCCAGCTTGGGTTGTCGCGTGGCGGTCGGAGGCCGACGCATTGAGAAACTTGAAAGCGTTGCCCAATCGATCAAATCAGAAACACCGGTCTATTGCCACACGCTCGATGTCGCCGACCCGGACAGCGTGAAAGACTTTTTTGCTGCCGTTAAGAGCCACTTCGGCGATCCCGACATCCTGGTCAATAGTGCCGGCATCAACATCCAAAAGCGGACGATGGCAGAGATGTCGCCGGAAGACTGGGATCGTGTGATGCAGATCAACGCGAGCGGCGCCTACCGATGCATCTACGAAGTCTTGCCCGCGATGCGAGAGCGCCGCGACGGATTGGTCGTCAACATTTCGTCGGTCGCCGGCAAACGCGCGATCACTCTTGGCGGCGTCGTCTATTGTGCCAGCAAGTTTGCCATGACTGCTTTGGGAACGGCGATTAGCAACGAAGTTCGCGACGAAAGCGTCCGAATCACCAACGTGTATC
The window above is part of the Roseiconus lacunae genome. Proteins encoded here:
- a CDS encoding SDR family oxidoreductase, with the translated sequence MSDLKGKIVAITGGGTGIGEGIARKLASLGCRVAVGGRRIEKLESVAQSIKSETPVYCHTLDVADPDSVKDFFAAVKSHFGDPDILVNSAGINIQKRTMAEMSPEDWDRVMQINASGAYRCIYEVLPAMRERRDGLVVNISSVAGKRAITLGGVVYCASKFAMTALGTAISNEVRDESVRITNVYPGEVNTPILENRPNPVSQEHKDSILQPEDIAEVVATICALPPRANVPEVVVKPTKQEWV